One Labeo rohita strain BAU-BD-2019 chromosome 12, IGBB_LRoh.1.0, whole genome shotgun sequence genomic region harbors:
- the cmn gene encoding LOW QUALITY PROTEIN: calymmin (The sequence of the model RefSeq protein was modified relative to this genomic sequence to represent the inferred CDS: substituted 1 base at 1 genomic stop codon) — protein MFRWMLLRMMLLLWMTRETLQGGTGYKPQNPNGGAAQMSTRDYGLGPNGNSANMKGNGGTGKGMMNQHALKQRGGYGNGNGYRAPSYGGYSNLMGAHPQKGVGLGFGAGPAAAKGQGSKSGGYGISAGYPNGGATKAQQGYGGYANGGAAKQPNTGSSLQNMGYPSGGTKGPKPGYGGYPNGGAAKQPNTGSYLQNMGYPNGGTKGPKPAYGAKAGSSNGQGAMPNGSSLQNMGYPNGGTKGPKPGYGTKAGPSNGQEANPNGSSLQNMGYPNGGIKGPKPGYGAKAGPSNGQKAKPNGNMGYPNGGTKGSKPGSSPQNMGYPNGGTKGPQPGYGAKAGPLNAQGARPNGSSLQNMGYPSGGMKGPKAGYGGYPNGGAARQPNTGSFQNMGYPNGGTKGPKPGYGAKAGFSNGQGAKPNGYGGYPNGGAGSQPNTGSSPQYMGYPNGGTKGPKAGYGAKAGPTNGQGAKPNGNMMHISSISCKNLTVISTFLXSIGYGVPQHISEGPYKAANSGYMPVTTGKADVSNGKGPKGEILSPEAPSRLPVTSSTKGVLPPAEREPNTGLLPEQTKYLPPVLQQTKGQNLNAQLQQVKTPNSMAPQLAPKPFMQGPGFYKPSKAYKPPTPLIPQYKAQKPDVPAVPQAIPAPESAPIPQTNSPQTLQTVALEQEQVLSQEQTITPVVPQPITPQGSISSQVPLLPKTPEMQQSKIQSNPALPQMKNPSTTNPELTGQGQVQGAMPSKPDCGPGGRPNGQWVKLPSPGTGYPKGKGEVSSQPGFGAGIGGYPAQGMKNGYKAGYGGYGNKFTNPAGQGGQPLGFGSKGKSQAKYGIGGLPFGGSPSGYQTNPSGKYGKDGQHYGAKPYNPQQGYGNLPYNSQPLLPESVAKSPDFGGLPYNSQPLGYGGDKSSGKYGQKGLNYGGQPFDRRPDAMPGKYGSPESLYNPESVSLSGNAKSAKYGNPAVSYELLGPVTDGQSVEENRSLEALHQGPEIDGQKSIDQFGDGEIPPHPDTPGAREANAQSIDKYGTGDYTNGRVQPEVVSFPGVPTVGPAPHIPAVTSFDTTLDGSSLAPVSVPDVSTVSEVSASPVFPQPELPSLKQQPAPPHQIQIQQHLKFHFLPQGNSQTGKEGKYKLNGFFGNKYQG, from the exons gTTATGGAAATGGTAATGGCTACAGAGCTCCATCTTATGGGG GCTACAGCAATTTAATGGGTGCTCATCCCCAAAAAGGAGTTGGTCTAG GTTTTGGTGCTGGGCCTGCAGCTGCTAAAGGACAAGGCTCAAAATCTGGAG GATATGGCATCTCTGCAGGATACCCCAATGGTGGGGCAACCAAGGCACAACAag GATATGGAGGATATGCTAATGGAGGTGCAGCTAAGCAACCTAATACAG GCTCTTCTCTTCAAAATATGGGGTATCCCAGTGGTGGAACCAAGGGACCTAAACCag GATATGGAGGATATCCTAATGGAGGTGCAGCAAAGCAGCCTAATAcag gCTCTTATCTTCAAAATATGGGGTATCCCAATGGTGGAACCAAGGGCCCTAAACCAG CATATGGTGCTAAAGCTGGATCCTCAAATGGACAAGGAGCCATGCCTAATG gCTCTTCTCTTCAAAATATGGGGTATCCCAATGGTGGAACCAAGGGACCTAAACCag GATATGGAACTAAAGCTGGCCCCTCAAATGGACAAGAGGCCAATCCTAATG GCTCTTCTCTTCAAAATATGGGGTATCCCAATGGTGGAATCAAGGGACCTAAACCag GGTATGGTGCTAAAGCTGGACCCTCAAATGGACAAAAAGCCAAGCCTAATGG aaatatggGGTATCCCAATGGCGGAACCAAAGGCTCTAAACCAG GCTCTTCTCCTCAAAATATGGGGTATCCCAATGGTGGAACCAAGGGACCTCAACCAG GATATGGTGCTAAAGCTGGACCATTAAATGCACAAGGAGCCAGGCCTAATG GTTCTTCCCTTCAAAATATGGGGTATCCCAGTGGTGGAATGAAGGGACCTAAAGCag GATATGGAGGATATCCTAATGGAGGTGCAGCTAGGCAACCTAATACAG GCTCTTTTCAAAATATGGGGTATCCCAATGGTGGAACCAAGGGACCTAAACCAG GATATGGTGCTAAAGCTGGGTTCTCAAATGGGCAAGGAGCCAAGCCTAATG GATATGGAGGCTATCCTAATGGAGGTGCAGGTAGCCAACCTAATACAG GCTCTTCTCCTCAATATATGGGGTATCCCAATGGTGGAACCAAGGGACCTAAAGCAG GATATGGTGCTAAAGCTGGACCCACAAATGGACAAGGTGCCAAGCCTAATGGTAATATGATGCAT ATAAGCTCTATATCATGTAAAAACCTCACAGTCATATCTACGTTCTTATGATCTATAGGTTATGGTGTTCCTCAACATATATCAGAAGGACCTTATAAAGCAGCTAATTCAG GATATATGCCTGTAACAACTGGAAAAGCCGATGTTTCCAATGGAAAAGGACCTAAAGGGGAGATTTTAAGCCCTGAAGCACCAAGTCGTCTTCCAGTAACTTCTAGCACCAAGGGTGTTTTACCACCAGCTGAACGTGAGCCAAATACAGgattacttccagaacaaactaAATACCTTCCACCAGTTCTACAACAAACAAAAGGACAAAATCTTAATGCACAACTTCAACAAGTCAAAACCCCCAACTCTATGGCACCTCAGCTTGCTCCAAAGCCATTTATGCAAGGTCCAGGTTTTTATAAACCAAGTAAAGCTTATAAACCACCCACACCTTTAATTCCACAATACAAAGCTCAAAAACCAGATGTACCAGCAGTCCCTCAAGCTATTCCTGCACCAGAATCTGCTCCCATTCCTCAGACAAATTCTCCTCAAACATTACAAACTGTTGCACTAGAGCAGGAACAAGTCCTGTCACAGGAACAAACCATAACTCCAGTCGTACCACAACCAATTACACCACAAGGCAGTATTTCTTCACAGGTGCCTCTGTTGCCAAAAACTCCAGAGATGCAACAATCCAAAATTCAGTCAAACCCAGCTTTGCCTCAAATGAAGAATCCATCAACAACAAATCCTG aactCACTGGTCAAGGACAGGTGCAGGGAGCTATGCCTTCAAAGCCTg attgtgGACCTGGAGGACGACCTAATGGACAGTGGGTGAAACTTCCAAGTCCAG GGACAGGGTACCCCAAAGGAAAAGGAGAAGTGTCATCACAACCAG GCTTTGGAGCAGGAATTGGTGGTTATCCAGCTCAGGGCATGAAAAATGGCTACAAAGCAG GTTATGGAGGCTATGGAAACAAATTCACAAATCCAG CTGGGCAAGGTGGGCAGCCATTAGGATTTGGATCTAAGGGAAAATCTCAAGCAAAATATG GAATTGGTGGACTTCCGTTTGGTGGTTCCCCCAGTGGATATCAAACCAACCCCTCTGGAAAATATG GTAAAGATGGTCAACACTATGGAGCCAAACCCTACAATCCTCAACAAG GATATGGCAATTTACCATACAACTCTCAGCCTCTTCTTCCAGAATCTGTTGCCAAATCACCTG ATTTTGGAGGTTTACCCTACAATAGTCAGCCACTTGGATATGGCGGTGATAAGTCCTCTGGCAAATATG GACAAAAGGGTCTTAATTATGGTGGTCAGCCATTTGATCGTAGGCCTGATGCTATGCCTGGGAAATATG GTTCTCCTGAATCCCTGTATAATCCAGAATCTGTCAGTCTCAGTGGTAATGccaaatcagcaaaatatg GTAATCCAGCAGTGTCATATGAACTCCTCGGCCCCGTGACTGATGGCCAATCTGTTGAAG AGAACAGAAGCCTGGAGGCTTTGCACCAAGGTCCTGAGATTGATGGACAGAAATCCATAGACCAATTTG GAGATGGAGAGATTCCACCCCATCCTGATACTCCAGGAGCTAGAGAGGCAAATGCACAATCCATTGACAAATACG GAACGGGTGATTATACCAATGGAAGGGTACAACCAGAAG TTGTCTCTTTCCCTGGTGTTCCCACCGTGGGCCCCGCTCCTCACATCCCAGCTGTCACCTCATTTGACACCACCCTTGACGGTTCCTCCTTGGCCCCTGTCTCTGTGCCTGATGTGTCCACTGTTTCTGAGGTGTCTGCTTCACCTGTATTCCCTCAGCCTGAGCTGCCCAGTCTAAAGCAGCAGCCAGCACCACCACATCAGATCCAAATCCAGCAGCACCTCAAGTTCCATTTCCTCCCACAAGGCAACTCCCAGACAG GAAAGGAAGGCAAATACAAATTGAATGGATTCTTCGGAAATAAATACCAAG GATAA
- the paqr4b gene encoding progestin and adipoQ receptor family member 4, with protein MDFFTGPKLLDFKNSPPHLQFNKYVLTGYRPISTYRDCLRSLFYLHNEFGNIYTHGIPFICFLLFLPLSIPWDEVDEWWIGVVHYLACLSPTVFSVFYHLFMNHEGGAPIYDTLLCFDMFGVCLVNTLGALPIIHITLLCHPSFHHVAMLAYLLLSGYGVHCAVTARSNVHRLQSFAWQAVFRFVLFMLRLTGAGRGSPASLRLYLTMDTLALLGGLVNISRLPERFRPGGFDYWFNSHQIMHIMVVLSIMYLHWGMLEDLTWLKGYHCPSE; from the exons atGGATTTTTTTACTGGGCCAAAACTTTTGGATTTTAAGAATTCACCGCCACATCTTCAGTTCAACAAGTATGTGCTGACAGGATACCGGCCTATATCCACTTACAGAGACTGTCTGCGAAGTTTGTTCTATCTGCACAATGAATTTGGGAACATCTATACACATG GTATCCCCTTCatctgttttttgctgtttttgcctTTGAGTATCCCATGGGATGAAGTCGATGAGTGGTGGATAGGAGTGGTGCATTATTTGGCTTGTCTGTCTCCCACTGTTTTTTCAGTCTTCTATCATCTCTTCATGAACCATGAGGGTGGAGCACCTATTTATGACACGCTGCTGTGCTTCGACATGTTTGGCGTCTGTCTCGTCAACACTCTTG GTGCTCTGCCAATCATTCACATAACTTTGTTGTGTCACCCATCCTTTCATCATGTGGCGATGTTGGCGTACCTCCTCCTCTCTGGCTACGGTGTTCACTGCGCCGTCACAGCACGGAGCAACGTCCACCGGCTGCAATCTTTTGCCTGGCAGGCAGTATTTCGCTTCGTTCTCTTTATGTTACGTCTCACTGGTGCTGGCAGAGGAAGTCCCGCCTCCCTTCGCCTCTACCTCACCATGGATACTCTTGCATTGCTAGGAGGACTAGTCAATATTTCCCGCTTACCAGAGCGCTTCAGACCTGGTGGGTTTGACTACTGGTTTAACAGTCACCAGATTATGCACATCATGGTCGTCCTGTCCATTATGTACTTACACTGGGGCATGCTGGAGGATTTAACATGGTTAAAGGGATATCACTGTCCCAGTGAATAA